The genomic window TGCATTTGTCTGGATATCCAAATATTACACAGACTATAAGCATGAGCCTGTTAGGACGCTGGCTCTTGCTAGCTCGACTGGCCACGGAACCAATATAATTGCTGGGGTCAGCTTGGGTCTGGAATCGACAGCTCTTCCCGTCTTGGTTATAAGTGTTGCTATAATATCTGCTTATTGGCTGGGCAATACCTCGGGACTAGTTGATGAAAACGGAATCCCCACTGGAGGGCTATTCGGAACAGCTGTTGCTACTATGGGAATGCTAAGCACTGCAGCTTATGTTCTTACTATGGACATGTTTGGCCCCATAGCTGATAACGCTGGTGGAATCGTCGAGATGAGCCAGCAGGTAAATGTCACATGATTGGTTTTAAAGGcttctatgttttaaatatatatactaatatagaCGTAATTAATGTAGCCAGAGAGTGTCCGTGAGATCACTGATCTTCTTGATGCTGTTGGGAACACAACAAAAGCAACAACAAAAGGTTTTGCCATTGGGTCTGCTGCACTTGCGTCGTTCCTTCTTTTTAGTGCGTATATGGACGAGGTTTCAGCTTTTGCTAGTGTGTCTTTCAAAGAGGTAAATGTTATTACAAAACCTTTGTTGTATCTTTCATGTTCAGACAGCTTCTCATACTCATCCTCGGATCAAAAAACAGGTTGATATTGCTATCCCAGAAGTCTTCGTAGGTGGACTATTGGGTTCCATGCTTATTTTCCTCTTTAGTGCTTGGGCATGCGCGGCAGTTGGACGAACTGCACAAGAGGTTGTTAACGAAGTAAGAAGACAATTTATAGAGAGGCCTGGCATAATGGTGAGCATagttttcctttcttcttctatgTTTATGGGCTTGTCGTTGTTGACTAACTTGCTGTAACAGGAGTACAAGGAGAAGCCAGATTATAGCCGCTGTGTTGCCATCGTAGCATCTGCAGCTTTGAGGGAAATGATAAAACCCGGAGCTTTAGCTATAGCATCGCCCATTGTAGTTGGTAAGTTAATAATGCTTTTGTATTATTGTACTGGATCAAGAAGATTgtgaacaaaacaaaacctcTTGGGCTCTTTCTCTCTCAGGTTTGGTGTTCCGGATATTGGGATACTACACGGGACAACCTCTGCTTGGAGCTAAAGTTGTAGCGTCTATGCTCATGTTTGCAACGGTTTGTGGTATCTTAATGGCACTATTCCTAAACACAGCgggtggtgcttgggacaatgcAAAGAAATACATAGAGACTGGTGCACTCGGTGGCAAAGGAAGTGAAGCTCACAAAGCAGCGGTGACTGGTGATACGTAAGCATTTCgtttttttacttcaaaaaaaaaatctcgatCAAAGCTGTATTCATAAAAGCGATTTTTCTCATTAGTATTCATTTGAAAATTGCAGTGTGGGAGATCCGTTCAAGGACACGGCTGGTCCGTCCATTCATGTGCTCATCAAGATGCTTGCGACTATAACTCTTGTCATGGCTCCGGTTTTCCTGTGAGTGAGGACCATTACTTACCCACCTAGAGACCGTCTCCTGCACAAACATAGCGAGGTAGGGAGAGGTTGGTTATGATTATGAGTGTGTCCCATGGATTAATGGTTTTGGTATGTTCATTTCATCTGAATAAACGAGATGTTTCTATTTTTGAGTTTAGTGACACTTTTAAGCAAGTCTAGAGACATTTAATCAGGCCCAATGTGACTTTTGGAGATTTTGTTAACTCTCACTACTAGATTTCATCTTTCTAGCACTTCTTGCTCTTCTTTAGTTGCCTCCCACTCGGACAGACATTTGTCTGCTCTCCGTAGCAATGAGTGAATGAATCAACCAATCAATAACTCTCATACAGTTTTTTTCTGAGAGTTACAGTTCCCTCTATTTCAGGCAAGAAACAGTTTCCAAGATTAAGATATACTCTCTGTtcttaaatataagatgtttaagtAGAAacatacatattaagaaaattatttttttgtctaaaaagtatcattaaaactataaagtAATAATCAgtcaattataaaatagattattaaaatataattggtacacaatttttaataaagtaaaagtcATTAAAATTCTGTAAAACATCCTCGGTGAGGGAGTAGTTTCGTAGCTGCTTTTGTTTACCGATAAATATaacgatttccatttaaataatGTCATTCTTTTAATACATTAGTGTGGCCCATCTTACAGATAAATGGGGTTATATACCCGTGATGGGTCTTATTAAAAAGCCATTACAATATCAATATTATAACAGAATAACAGATTCACTAGGCTCTACCCTAACTTCTTCTTCAAGCTTCTGATGAACATCAAAGAAACTTGCTGTGTCTTTGTTTTAATTCCTGCAAATATttagcgttaaaaaaaaacaagatgatCCCAATACTAGGATTGAGATTCTTCAGGTAGAGATTCTGAACTCGTTACAAAAGGATCACTCTGCAAGgaagaaacaaatataaaaaggtTACAAAACAACATAAAGTTCAAACATTTACGAGCAGTTTTAGATAAAGAACAAAACTCACAGATGATGAGATGGAGACTTGGCTAGTGTTAGCAGAGTTCCCGTGGCTTCCTGCATTAATCACATTCCCTAGACTCTCTTCACCAATATCTCTTAACCTATTAAGCTCAGGCAATATCTCTTTCCCAAGATCAGGTCTATCTTTCCTTCTTAACTCTGCACATTGAAGTGAAAGCTTAGCTAACGACATGGCTTCTTCCATAGGCCAATCTGGTACTGCTGGATCAAGCATATCCTTAAGTCTCCCTTCTTCTATCGCTTGTTCAACGTAATAAGTCAAACCCATTGGCTGTTTCCCTGTCAAGATCTGCAGCAGCATGATCCCTAGTGAATAAACATCTGATTTCACGCCTAACATTCCTGTCTGTTGATACTCAGGATCAATGTAACAGAACGTTCCTGCAGCTGAAGTGACTCGGTACTGTGTAACGTTCTCTGCTACCGCAGGGACTAATCTGGCTAGCCCTACATCACTGATCTTGCTAACGTAGTTGTAGTCTAGGAGCACGTTTGCTGGTTTAAGGTCTCTGTGGACAATTGGTTCAGGTTTGGTCTGGTGGAGGAAGAGTAGTCCTGTAGCTATCTCAGCAGCGATTCTGAAACGTAGCTGCCAAGAAATTGGCGGTGTGTTGCCTTGCATGAAAAGTCTATCTTCTAAGCTTCCTTTTGCCATGTATTCATAAACAAGGATCCCAAATTCTGGACAAGCTCCAAGAAGAAGCACCATGTTAGGATGCCTTATGCAGCTCAGCACTTCAACCTGCAAAAAGACATTTAAACATATGTTTAGGCATGCGGttttgaaccgaaccaaaccgaaccaaaattttcggttagttcggttaCGAGTTTGATTCATTTCAGCAGGTTTgtaaaaaaactttgatttttcggtttggtttggtttagtaaTCAGTTAGTTTGTTTCGGTAATCAGTTAGTTcggtttttcaaaaaaaaaattgttaaccaAATTTTGAATTGGATTAAAACTGAATAACCCGACTTAACCGAAAATACCTGAATTTAACCAATTTTTAACGAAATATAATCGAAACAAAAAACTTTGGtttattttggtaaaaaatgtaaaaaccgaACTACCAGAATACATAACCGAACTTTTTCCTGTTCAGTTCAGAAGATTTTGCTCGAACCGAGCTACCTAAATTtcgaactatccgaacccgcaTGCAGTTGATATGTTTGTGTAAAGATGAAAACACTTTTgtaagaatgtttttttattacctCTTTTTGAAACTGTGATCTTCCTTGAGCTGCATCAGGACGTAGAACTTTAACAGCAACACTTGTGTGATCAAGATAGCCTCTAAAGACAGGACCATAGCCTCCTTCTCCAACTTTTTTAGACTCGTCAAAATTTGAAGTGGCTTCTTCTATTTCTTCAACAGTGTATTTCCTATACCGAACAAATCCATGAGAGAATGAATCTGATTCTTTCAAAGCCGTCATTTCTACAGTTACTCTTCTCTTAGCTTCCACTTCTGCTAATCTCTTTGCAGCTTCTGCAGCTTCCAAGGCTGCTTTGGCTTTAGCTCTCTCCTTTTCCACTATTGACATTGCTGCTTCCTCTGAACTCTTTGCTTCTTCTAACCTTCTTTCCTCTTCAGTTCTGAGCTTTTGCAGCGCCGATGCCTAAAATATCAGAAAAACAACATTCAGTTTACATGTATTAGTCTCCTTCCACTACAATAAACAGGAGTTGTAGAGTTCAATGCCTAGTGTATTTTATTACCTGTTGTCTAGCACTTAAAGCTTCTTTGCAGGCTGTACTATACATATCCATGGTTTGTTTGAGCTCTAGACGCAGCCTCTtcatttcagcttcaatatcATCCtgcaacaaaacaaacaaacaaacacacatctAAGCAAACATTCTAAATGAAATCCTTATGTTGATTCTGGAAGTAAATCTCAATAAAATGCCACATCTTTGGGCCGGACAAATCTTTAGTAGATTATGATTTTTTCCTAAATGGAAAATGAAAATTAGGTTTTGAGGTTGTATAAATTCATTCACATGATAAATGTATATATCCTAAAACGGGTATTTGCCTCTCTAAgtattctttgttttcttcgtgAATAATTCACGTTCTTCACAACATtttaagagaacaaaaaaaaagtgaaggATCTTGAGTAAAACTACTAGTACTAACCACGCCTTGAGATGAATATGAAGATGTTCCACCACTCTCTTCAGAGAATGTAGATGATTCATTAGGGAAACTAGGATCACTGAACTTAAACTCTGAGCTTGTTGACATTCTTGAACTCCTTCCAGATTCAGGAAAATCGTGAGTGAAGGAAGAGCGGTCAACGCTTGGTCTCCCTGAGCTGATGAAGGAAATGTCATGAGAGTCTCTATGTGAAGATGGACTGATGAATGAAAGGTCGCTATCTGAATCATATAAGTCTCCATATTGTTTGCCTTGTCGTCTCACTAACGGTgatctacaaaaaaatataagatgttcAAAATATTTTAGACCCAATGTTTACTAGAATGATTTGTATAGGCCTAGTGACTAGGTGGATTATTGGGACTAGACCTCAAcgaattatttgtttatttattatatattatatattttaatttattaagtttatttataaattattttgatgaattataaCAAATAgatatacaaaaacaaaataaaaaaaacttgtggACTTACACAACTgatttacataaatttaaatcaaattacaCCAACTTAAACTACATTAACcgatttaaaatgatttaaactgttttaattagattttttaacaTTGTTTTCGATTATGACCGATTTGTTGTTTAGGCCTATACGCTAAACCGATTTCTTTAGAACATTGACCAAAGACATCATTTTAATTGCTTCAGATGTCCTTACCTTATAGAATCATATTCAACTGATCGACGAGGCCTGGATGGCGTACTACCTGTTTGCAAAAACCAATGAAACACATAATAAGAACAGATTCTgagaatacattttttttttaaggaagtAATCAAACCTGCAGACTGGCTATGATCATGGTGTTTTGGTGCTTTCTCAGGAGTGGTAGGGTGTTGATTGTCAAACTCAGAGAGCTGCTTTGAACTTTTATAAGGAGCAGGACGAGATGCATTTCTTACTGAAGCAATCTTGCCTTTTGAAATGACATAAACATTGCAGAAATCTGGAGCTTGCTTTGATAGAGTTGTTGGCAAATCCGTTTTGAATCGCCTGCTCggagaatattatatatattcaagACTTTGTTACAAAACATGAAAGAAGAAAGACTATAATATATACCTCATGAAGCCATTACGTGATGCAGCTCCAACGACTAGGTTTTCTATTGCGGAAGATGAAACAAATTCGGTAATGGCTCTCACTTTATCTATGTCTTCAAGTAATATGTCTTGACAGTTTATCTGCtccaagaaatatataaaaaaattgttaaaagatCCAAACCCTAAAAGCATAGGGTTTGATTGTCAACACCTCTTTACGGGAACAGTAACAGTGGAAGGACACGAAGAGATCTTGAGCTAACTTCTCTGATTCCTGCTTCTGCTGTGGTGTTGCTTCTGCAATATCTACagcataaaaaaacaaaacttagggTTCTTTCCGTCAAGAAGAACCCTAATAAATGATGAAtgtgagaagtgtttagaacctgaagaagaagaagaatgtgatTTGGAGAGGACATGAATGAGAGAGATGGTTTGGCCACGAGAAGCAAGATTTTCGATGGTCCATTTAAGAGCATGTTGGCTTCCTTTGTCTTTGTCTATTGCAACTGCTACTGAACCTTTTcctgtttctttctttcctcCGTTATTTGCTTTTGGTAGCCACATTATTTCTCTtctatatatttacttatcctTTTGAGAAATAATAACAAACAAAAGGATGGAAAAGAACAAATATCCTTTGAGAGAAAAAACTTCACTTGGatttcagaaaatgaaaaaaaaatgttaaaaagttttgattttgtaaTGGGTTAGAGGATTTCCTCTTTTCTAACGGTTGTTATTTAAGGGGTTTTTTTTGGCTGATAATCTAATTTCAGATAGATTATAGTACAAACTCATTTGTTTGGTTTGACCTTTTTCTAATATTGAAAAGTGTAACAGATGGTGTAAATTTAAACGATCACATCTCTCTTTAATCACCTCTAGAAACTTGCCTTGCATTGGACGGTAGGTAGAAACAAAAATACTTTCTGGAtcctaaatattttaataatgtaCTTTTACTACAACATGAAACTGGATTAACGTGTATTTAATCTTTTTCATGTTATCGCATAAAAGAAATCTTataatctcttttcttttatcaACTAAATCTTATAATCTCTATACTCCTAAAAGAAAATTGTATACTCAGAGTAGTGCCTATGTGTTAAGAAAAGAGGCAGCTGCCTCAGGCCTCTCTTCGTATTGTTAATTTTGGGATCTCATTTTTTCAATCAATTGGTctaaaaatctttatatatgtctacttttattaatatttttctacaaattTAATTGTATCATTCTTTTCCGgtctaaattatatatatagttttagctTTTGAATATTCACTTATTTATTGTTTGTTgtgtatgttttattttctacatacttttatcatattttttttattcatttggtATTACAATGTTGGATACTTTTATAACTTTGAAATTacagttttaatttatttttattagcaTGGGTGTGATTTTTTTGGATCATCATTCTTTGAATACATGTAAACAAtctgaataaatatttttcattaactattttcatatttatgtttactaacttcacaatctatactattaaaagggaagcattcttaaaaaatctacttatgcaAGGTTGTTTGGACCTATTAGTTAGACTAACACCATATAATTCAGCCTATTTTTAAGCCAAAGTAATATTTCATACATCAACTCATAATTTCCTTAATGTACAAAAAGAGATATTGTAACTAACAACGATATTTTacgtaaatatttattattattttcttaatacagAAAATAACTTAAGGAGATAGTCATAACAAACGGATTAATATTAATGTACATATTTTTGGACCCTACATATAGATTATCGAACATATGATGCGTACctttgtattaaaaatttaacaatattCATTGCACTTTTTAAGTGATATGTTATTCATGTATTTCTTGACtctttttatgaaatgttatcacaaatttaatatctgaaattgaaaactatatcaatactaaaataattggttttataataatgtaaatTGATAGTTGTAactatgatataaatatatgcgaggaaaattcatttttaaaattgatag from Brassica napus cultivar Da-Ae unplaced genomic scaffold, Da-Ae ScsIHWf_1424;HRSCAF=2012, whole genome shotgun sequence includes these protein-coding regions:
- the LOC125597319 gene encoding U-box domain-containing protein 52-like isoform X2; this encodes MWLPKANNGGKKETGKGSVAVAIDKDKGSQHALKWTIENLASRGQTISLIHVLSKSHSSSSSDIAEATPQQKQESEKLAQDLFVSFHCYCSRKEINCQDILLEDIDKVRAITEFVSSSAIENLVVGAASRNGFMRRFKTDLPTTLSKQAPDFCNVYVISKGKIASVRNASRPAPYKSSKQLSEFDNQHPTTPEKAPKHHDHSQSAGSTPSRPRRSVEYDSIRSPLVRRQGKQYGDLYDSDSDLSFISPSSHRDSHDISFISSGRPSVDRSSFTHDFPESGRSSRMSTSSEFKFSDPSFPNESSTFSEESGGTSSYSSQGVDDIEAEMKRLRLELKQTMDMYSTACKEALSARQQASALQKLRTEEERRLEEAKSSEEAAMSIVEKERAKAKAALEAAEAAKRLAEVEAKRRVTVEMTALKESDSFSHGFVRYRKYTVEEIEEATSNFDESKKVGEGGYGPVFRGYLDHTSVAVKVLRPDAAQGRSQFQKEVEVLSCIRHPNMVLLLGACPEFGILVYEYMAKGSLEDRLFMQGNTPPISWQLRFRIAAEIATGLLFLHQTKPEPIVHRDLKPANVLLDYNYVSKISDVGLARLVPAVAENVTQYRVTSAAGTFCYIDPEYQQTGMLGVKSDVYSLGIMLLQILTGKQPMGLTYYVEQAIEEGRLKDMLDPAVPDWPMEEAMSLAKLSLQCAELRRKDRPDLGKEILPELNRLRDIGEESLGNVINAGSHGNSANTSQVSISSSSDPFVTSSESLPEESQS
- the LOC125597319 gene encoding U-box domain-containing protein 52-like isoform X1, with the translated sequence MWLPKANNGGKKETGKGSVAVAIDKDKGSQHALKWTIENLASRGQTISLIHVLSKSHSSSSSDIAEATPQQKQESEKLAQDLFVSFHCYCSRKEINCQDILLEDIDKVRAITEFVSSSAIENLVVGAASRNGFMRRFKTDLPTTLSKQAPDFCNVYVISKGKIASVRNASRPAPYKSSKQLSEFDNQHPTTPEKAPKHHDHSQSAGLITSLKKKCILRICSYYVFHWFLQTGSTPSRPRRSVEYDSIRSPLVRRQGKQYGDLYDSDSDLSFISPSSHRDSHDISFISSGRPSVDRSSFTHDFPESGRSSRMSTSSEFKFSDPSFPNESSTFSEESGGTSSYSSQGVDDIEAEMKRLRLELKQTMDMYSTACKEALSARQQASALQKLRTEEERRLEEAKSSEEAAMSIVEKERAKAKAALEAAEAAKRLAEVEAKRRVTVEMTALKESDSFSHGFVRYRKYTVEEIEEATSNFDESKKVGEGGYGPVFRGYLDHTSVAVKVLRPDAAQGRSQFQKEVEVLSCIRHPNMVLLLGACPEFGILVYEYMAKGSLEDRLFMQGNTPPISWQLRFRIAAEIATGLLFLHQTKPEPIVHRDLKPANVLLDYNYVSKISDVGLARLVPAVAENVTQYRVTSAAGTFCYIDPEYQQTGMLGVKSDVYSLGIMLLQILTGKQPMGLTYYVEQAIEEGRLKDMLDPAVPDWPMEEAMSLAKLSLQCAELRRKDRPDLGKEILPELNRLRDIGEESLGNVINAGSHGNSANTSQVSISSSSDPFVTSSESLPEESQS